A genomic segment from Tuwongella immobilis encodes:
- a CDS encoding glucuronate isomerase has translation MAADKLHGDLVAALTAIPLIDPHSHIDPYAPTSRTLDDILGYHYYTELAHSAGMSQAPLAADVPPVERVRAILGHIDRFNNTAQYRWLIDILQSFLGWESNHVSAADADALFAKSEAVFGQADWEQQVFEKTNLEKIFLTNEFDDSLEGFDTARYVPCLRTDGLVFQLNLPVIRERLAKRTGIQVGDAATLRAAIRKLFEHFVAHGARACAISLPPSFTPVHIPSAEIDRVLSGFEPNDADAAVRASAVFWTIAECCREFALPFDLMIGVNRRVYRNGVYQGQDLFDSRTSLVQYQELFNAFPDVVFPVSVLSSFQNQELVSHSWIFPNVITSGHWWYSNIPTYIASDLRARLQAVPKTKQIGYYSDAYKLEFVRPKFGMYRSVLAHVLADEFVRPGILSETQAVELGRQLLRENVRQIFKI, from the coding sequence ATGGCTGCCGACAAGTTGCACGGCGATCTGGTCGCCGCTTTGACCGCGATTCCGTTGATTGACCCACATTCGCACATTGACCCGTATGCGCCGACATCGCGGACCTTGGACGACATTCTCGGCTACCATTACTACACCGAATTGGCCCACTCTGCGGGGATGAGTCAGGCACCGCTCGCGGCGGATGTCCCGCCGGTGGAACGGGTTCGGGCGATTCTCGGGCATATCGATCGCTTCAACAATACCGCGCAATACCGCTGGCTGATCGATATTCTGCAATCCTTCCTGGGGTGGGAATCGAATCATGTCTCGGCGGCGGATGCGGATGCGCTGTTCGCCAAGTCGGAAGCGGTCTTCGGACAGGCCGATTGGGAACAGCAAGTCTTCGAGAAGACGAACCTGGAAAAGATCTTTCTGACAAACGAGTTTGATGATTCGCTCGAAGGCTTTGACACCGCACGCTATGTGCCATGCCTGCGGACCGATGGGTTGGTGTTTCAACTGAATCTGCCGGTGATCCGCGAACGATTGGCCAAGCGAACGGGAATTCAAGTCGGTGATGCGGCGACGCTGCGAGCGGCGATCCGAAAATTGTTCGAGCACTTTGTCGCTCACGGCGCGCGGGCGTGTGCCATCTCGCTCCCGCCGAGTTTCACCCCCGTGCATATTCCGAGCGCCGAAATCGACCGCGTTCTGAGCGGATTCGAGCCGAATGACGCCGATGCGGCGGTGCGGGCGAGCGCGGTATTCTGGACCATCGCCGAATGCTGCCGCGAATTTGCCCTGCCGTTCGATCTGATGATCGGCGTCAATCGTCGAGTCTATCGCAATGGTGTCTATCAGGGGCAAGATCTCTTCGATTCTCGAACTTCGCTGGTGCAATATCAGGAATTGTTCAATGCCTTCCCGGATGTGGTGTTTCCCGTATCGGTGCTGAGCAGCTTCCAAAATCAGGAACTGGTGAGTCATTCGTGGATTTTCCCGAATGTCATTACCTCGGGACACTGGTGGTACTCGAACATTCCGACGTACATTGCCAGCGACTTGCGAGCACGCTTGCAAGCGGTGCCGAAAACGAAGCAGATTGGCTACTATTCCGATGCGTATAAGTTGGAATTCGTCCGACCGAAGTTCGGAATGTATCGATCGGTCTTGGCCCATGTGTTGGCCGATGAGTTTGTGCGGCCTGGCATTTTGAGCGAGACGCAAGCCGTCGAATTGGGCCGACAATTGCTGCGGGAAAACGTGCGGCAGATCTTCAAGATTTGA
- a CDS encoding ABC transporter permease translates to MPVWTIAGKDLRLLMRDPRAAIILLLMPILFILVLGLSLGEGFGRNSDAKLRISVVNLDAGPPEDAGDFPGRPWSQVVLDDLSKTAGIRIERIDDLETAERLVRRGERPAVVVIGESFSRSMQRCTFLAEGGLFGIGRSKSPPGINPFYRDGIDIRRLDVAVLRDPTQAVGAAVVDQVVQVSLLRVVMPWMIGRAFDRVAETLPQPAPLMIQRMFSRYDLRAKTWADLTLSRGQSLAILGQLLAGGTLPSLASPNWAGLSLLDSIAIRDSKTDAYQEDGSGWLKQGAIRYQILVPSYTVMFAFFLVLTCGWLFVGERRQGTWVRLRAAPIARHTLLLGKMLPCLGIAVVQGMSLFLAGKIIFGMNWGPSPVMLLPVILGTAWAATGVAMLVAGFARTETQVAIYGTLLVLVLAGVSGTLMPREFLPEEMRLIRLFTPHAWAVDAYSQLLIAEKPELDLVWRNSAVLGLFGLGTLLVAWWKLQRD, encoded by the coding sequence ATGCCTGTTTGGACCATTGCTGGGAAAGATCTGCGATTGCTGATGCGTGATCCCCGCGCTGCAATCATCCTGCTGCTGATGCCGATTTTGTTTATCCTGGTGCTGGGCTTGAGTTTGGGCGAAGGATTTGGCCGAAACTCGGATGCCAAATTGCGCATCTCTGTGGTCAACCTGGATGCCGGTCCGCCCGAAGATGCGGGTGATTTTCCCGGGCGTCCCTGGAGCCAAGTCGTGCTCGACGATTTGAGCAAGACCGCTGGCATTCGCATCGAACGAATTGACGATCTCGAGACCGCTGAACGGTTGGTCCGTCGTGGAGAGCGACCTGCGGTGGTGGTGATTGGCGAGTCATTCAGTCGATCGATGCAGCGTTGTACCTTCTTGGCCGAGGGGGGGCTGTTCGGCATCGGTCGCAGCAAATCGCCGCCGGGAATCAACCCATTTTACCGCGACGGCATCGATATTCGCCGGTTGGATGTCGCCGTGTTGCGCGACCCCACCCAGGCAGTCGGGGCGGCGGTGGTCGATCAAGTGGTGCAGGTGTCGCTGTTGCGGGTCGTGATGCCTTGGATGATTGGCCGGGCGTTTGATCGCGTTGCGGAGACCTTGCCCCAACCCGCACCGCTGATGATTCAACGCATGTTCAGTCGCTATGATTTGCGGGCGAAAACCTGGGCCGATCTCACGCTCAGTCGCGGGCAATCGCTGGCGATTCTGGGGCAACTGCTGGCCGGGGGGACGCTGCCATCGCTGGCGTCGCCGAACTGGGCCGGCCTTTCGCTGCTCGATTCCATCGCCATTCGCGATTCCAAAACCGATGCCTATCAAGAAGATGGGAGCGGTTGGCTGAAACAAGGGGCGATTCGTTATCAGATTCTGGTGCCATCGTATACGGTGATGTTCGCCTTCTTTTTGGTGCTGACCTGCGGCTGGCTGTTCGTGGGGGAACGTCGGCAGGGAACGTGGGTCCGATTACGGGCCGCTCCGATTGCCAGACACACGTTACTGCTTGGCAAGATGCTCCCGTGTCTGGGGATCGCCGTGGTGCAGGGGATGAGTCTATTCCTGGCAGGAAAAATCATCTTTGGCATGAACTGGGGGCCATCGCCCGTCATGCTGTTGCCCGTGATTCTTGGCACCGCGTGGGCCGCAACCGGAGTCGCCATGTTAGTGGCCGGATTCGCCCGAACCGAAACGCAGGTTGCCATTTACGGCACGCTGCTGGTGCTGGTGTTGGCCGGTGTGAGTGGAACGCTGATGCCTCGGGAATTTCTCCCGGAAGAAATGCGGCTGATTCGACTATTCACTCCGCATGCCTGGGCGGTAGATGCCTATTCGCAACTGCTGATCGCCGAAAAGCCCGAATTGGATCTCGTCTGGCGGAATTCAGCGGTTCTTGGATTATTCGGGTTGGGAACCTTGTTGGTCGCCTGGTGGAAGTTGCAACGGGACTGA